The following proteins come from a genomic window of Nostoc sp. TCL26-01:
- a CDS encoding choice-of-anchor I family protein: MNGILFVDSTVPNYQNLIQGLNADTQVVILDPNQDGILQITEALKSGIFDTVHIVSHGTQGNLQLGTAQLNAATVPTYSHLLGQWSNYLAPGADILLYGCNVAQGNAGQNFVQQLHQVTGADIAASDDATGSVVLGGDWDLEYSTGTITAPLAFQIGAMAAYNSVLAPFTAGNLVVVRVNNEEFDTASAVFLDEYNTTNTGQTALQSINLPTSDSGRNQTFTLSNYSFSEGGLNLSTNRRYLTLAGYDAAPGTANITENSRIQRVVARVDFNGVIDTTTTFSNNTPIFSAVTDDGTRFWTGSAYNGNNTSGISYTILGSSTNQQISVVEATFVSIFNGQLYTSYFNTIDTVGSGLPTTSGQITTEVVSSFGELSAYTILDRNPGVPGLDTLYAADLFSGLLKFSFDGTNWTDRGSIDGSLTGLTGVINGSSVDLYATDFESNSLLKFTDTTAFDADISGSFTTLATAPANTSFRGVAFAPTPPPLSDLTISLSDSPDPVTVGNNLTYTLTVNNSGAANASGVAVDFTLPSGLSVVGVPGVSNGFTYAGTTGGVAKFSGGNINTSSSATLTVQVTPNTPGTLTSGTAIVDPNNTITESNESNNSAAAIATTVNVPPRPDLNVGIITPGPLYVGTPFNYTLNVQNNGTANASGIELRFTLPANLTYNSANILGGGFSNLTVSGSTLTFTGGSINAGSFAQINVNVTPTQAGTLGTSTLVADPNNTITESNEANNSISTSNVTVNPAPTVNLSVSSNTGSEAGTTVITVTATASNSISGSKTVNLAVTGTGITASDYILSNTTITIPSGQTTGSVTFTVVDDAVFEGTETATLTIRNPSANITLGSTTTQNITITDNDTPPPVNLSVNTNAGTEAGTTIITVTATAASAVSGNQTVNLGVSGTGITASDYYLSNPTITIANGQTSGSVSFIVADDAIAEGTETAILTISNPSAGISLGTTTSQNISITNNDTSFLIKVGSATSANGAEIPAFDPVSDRLFVVAGNTVEIYTVSNTGTLTAAGSLTPTLVPPPGIELIPNSVAVKNGVVAVAEAIRNTTTGAQLTGQVSFYDAANGTSLNAVFVGVLPDMLTFTPDGTKVLVANEGEPNSYGQGNSVDPEGSVSIIDISGGVANATVQTATFTSFNSQIASLKAAGVRIIGPGATVAQDVEPEYIAVAADGLTARITLQENNAVAILDIASATITQILPLGAKNHNLPGNGLDASDQDGGINIRNWPIFGLYQPDAIASFTVSGQTYYITANEGDSRNYTGFNEEVRVGNASYVLDPTAFPNATLLKQNTNLGRLQLTNATGDTDGDGDIDRIEAFGARSFSIWNSNGTQVFDSGDQLEQITAAKTPTLFNSDGAAATFDTRSDNKGPEPEGVTVGVINNRTYAFIGLERTGDVMVYDVTNPNQPQFIQYINTPEDIAPEGLTFISAADSPTGRPLLVTANEVSRTVAVFAINLPGVTITESGGSTNVAEGGATDTYTVKLDSQPTGVVTISINPGNQLTTSTNTLTFTANNWNVEQTVTVTAVDDTVVEGSHTATITHAIANSGTNYDSLIIPLITVNITDNDTPPITGTSGNDILTGTNGNDTINGLEGNDYLIGNAGNDTLNCGTGNDYGFGGAGDDTINGNDGNDLLYGNEGNDTLNGGEGNDNLDGGPGNDTLIGGNGNDTYTVDSLNDNITETATGGTRDKVNSSITWTLGENLENLTLIGRAAINGTGNSLNNQIFGNDASNTLDGGDGNDWLVGQDGDDTLIGGAGNDRLDGGKGNDNFNGGAGDDIYEIDSVNDVITEAANEGTDTVISSVELTLAVNFENLTLVGTANLNGTGNDVSNRLVGNGSNNTLTGLIGNDYLSGEGGNDTLVGGSGNDTLVGGSGVDTFDLTASLSAFDTILDFQAGETVLLSGSEFGLSQAGTMDASLFRLGSTADNSTQRFIYNQATGALSFDSDGSGATAQVQIALFSNRVALSNTNFTFISEG; the protein is encoded by the coding sequence ATGAATGGCATTTTATTTGTTGATTCTACAGTTCCCAATTATCAAAACCTGATTCAAGGGTTAAATGCTGATACTCAAGTCGTAATACTTGACCCAAATCAGGACGGGATATTACAAATTACTGAAGCGTTAAAATCAGGCATTTTTGATACTGTACACATTGTTTCTCACGGTACACAAGGCAATTTACAACTAGGAACAGCGCAGTTAAATGCGGCGACTGTGCCTACTTATAGTCATCTGCTTGGGCAATGGTCAAATTATCTAGCGCCAGGGGCAGATATTCTGCTGTATGGTTGTAATGTCGCTCAAGGGAATGCAGGTCAAAACTTTGTGCAGCAGCTACATCAAGTCACAGGTGCAGATATAGCCGCTTCTGATGATGCTACTGGTAGTGTAGTTTTAGGTGGAGATTGGGATTTAGAATATTCTACTGGCACGATTACTGCCCCTCTAGCGTTTCAAATTGGGGCAATGGCAGCTTATAATTCAGTTCTCGCACCTTTTACGGCTGGGAATTTAGTTGTCGTGAGAGTGAATAATGAAGAATTCGACACAGCTTCAGCAGTATTTTTAGATGAATATAATACAACTAACACAGGGCAAACAGCACTTCAATCAATCAATCTACCAACCAGTGATAGTGGTAGGAATCAAACCTTTACTCTGAGTAATTATTCATTTTCAGAAGGGGGGCTGAATCTTTCGACGAATAGGCGCTATTTAACTTTAGCTGGTTATGATGCTGCTCCTGGAACAGCTAATATTACTGAGAACTCTAGGATTCAAAGAGTTGTTGCCAGAGTAGATTTTAATGGTGTGATTGATACTACTACTACTTTTAGTAATAACACTCCAATTTTTAGTGCTGTAACTGATGATGGCACAAGATTCTGGACGGGTAGTGCTTACAATGGCAATAATACTAGTGGTATTAGTTACACAATCCTTGGTAGTAGTACAAATCAACAAATTAGTGTAGTAGAAGCCACATTTGTTAGTATTTTTAACGGACAGCTTTATACTTCTTATTTCAACACCATCGACACTGTTGGTTCTGGACTGCCAACTACCAGTGGTCAGATAACTACTGAGGTAGTTTCTTCTTTTGGGGAATTGAGCGCCTACACTATATTAGACCGTAATCCTGGTGTACCAGGACTTGATACCTTATATGCTGCTGATCTATTTTCTGGTTTATTAAAATTCTCTTTCGACGGCACAAACTGGACTGACAGAGGTAGTATTGATGGAAGTCTGACAGGATTAACTGGAGTTATTAACGGCAGTAGTGTTGATTTATATGCGACCGACTTTGAGAGCAATAGTCTATTGAAGTTTACAGATACCACAGCTTTTGATGCTGACATTTCTGGTTCATTTACAACCTTAGCAACTGCCCCAGCAAATACATCCTTCCGGGGTGTAGCATTTGCACCAACTCCGCCACCCCTGTCCGACCTCACCATCAGTTTATCTGATTCCCCAGACCCCGTTACTGTCGGCAACAATCTCACCTACACCCTCACCGTCAACAATAGTGGCGCGGCGAATGCTTCAGGTGTGGCAGTGGATTTCACCTTACCATCTGGACTTTCTGTAGTGGGAGTTCCTGGAGTTTCTAACGGTTTTACCTACGCAGGAACTACAGGTGGAGTAGCTAAATTTAGTGGTGGTAATATCAATACGAGTAGTAGCGCCACCTTAACAGTGCAAGTTACCCCCAACACCCCAGGGACTTTAACTAGCGGTACGGCAATAGTTGATCCTAATAATACTATCACTGAAAGTAACGAGAGTAATAATAGTGCGGCGGCGATCGCCACGACAGTAAATGTTCCTCCCCGACCAGATTTAAACGTCGGTATTATTACTCCGGGTCCACTTTATGTTGGTACTCCCTTTAATTACACATTAAATGTCCAAAATAACGGTACTGCCAATGCTAGTGGCATAGAACTCAGATTTACCCTACCTGCCAACCTCACCTATAATTCAGCGAATATTTTAGGAGGGGGGTTTAGTAACCTGACTGTTTCCGGTTCTACTCTAACTTTTACAGGTGGAAGCATTAACGCGGGTAGTTTTGCTCAAATTAATGTGAATGTGACACCCACACAAGCAGGTACTCTTGGTACTAGTACGTTAGTTGCTGATCCTAACAACACGATTACAGAAAGCAACGAAGCTAATAACTCAATTAGTACTTCCAACGTGACAGTGAATCCTGCGCCTACAGTCAACTTATCAGTTAGTTCTAATACAGGTTCAGAAGCTGGGACAACGGTAATTACTGTCACGGCAACTGCTTCCAACTCTATTTCTGGTAGCAAGACAGTTAATTTGGCTGTAACGGGAACTGGAATTACAGCCAGCGATTACATCCTCAGCAATACGACAATTACTATTCCTAGCGGACAAACCACAGGTTCAGTCACCTTTACAGTTGTTGATGATGCTGTATTTGAAGGCACAGAAACCGCTACATTAACTATTCGTAATCCTTCTGCAAATATCACATTAGGCAGTACCACTACTCAAAATATCACCATCACTGACAACGACACACCACCCCCAGTTAACTTATCTGTAAATACCAACGCTGGTACAGAAGCAGGAACAACAATCATCACCGTCACCGCTACTGCTGCTAGTGCGGTGTCTGGTAATCAAACTGTGAACTTAGGAGTATCGGGAACTGGAATTACAGCCAGTGATTACTACCTGAGCAATCCTACAATTACTATTGCCAATGGACAAACCTCTGGTTCTGTCTCCTTTATTGTTGCCGATGATGCGATCGCTGAAGGCACAGAAACCGCAATCTTAACTATCTCGAATCCCTCGGCAGGTATAAGTTTAGGTACGACGACTTCCCAAAATATCAGTATTACTAACAATGACACCAGCTTTTTAATTAAAGTTGGTAGTGCTACCAGTGCTAACGGGGCAGAAATTCCCGCCTTTGATCCTGTGAGCGATCGCCTATTCGTCGTTGCTGGCAATACAGTTGAAATTTATACCGTCAGCAATACAGGTACTCTGACTGCGGCTGGTAGCTTGACTCCTACGCTCGTTCCTCCTCCTGGTATAGAATTAATTCCTAATAGCGTAGCTGTAAAAAATGGTGTTGTCGCTGTTGCTGAAGCGATTCGGAACACCACCACAGGCGCACAACTCACAGGACAGGTGAGTTTCTACGATGCTGCTAATGGCACATCATTAAACGCTGTGTTCGTGGGTGTATTGCCTGATATGCTGACATTTACACCCGATGGCACAAAGGTATTGGTAGCCAATGAGGGAGAACCCAACAGCTATGGTCAAGGAAACTCGGTTGATCCAGAAGGTTCTGTTAGTATTATTGATATTTCAGGTGGTGTAGCCAATGCCACAGTGCAAACTGCCACTTTCACTAGCTTTAACAGTCAGATTGCATCTCTCAAAGCAGCTGGGGTGAGAATTATTGGCCCTGGTGCAACAGTTGCCCAGGATGTAGAACCAGAATACATTGCTGTCGCTGCCGATGGTTTAACAGCGCGGATAACTTTACAAGAAAATAATGCGGTGGCAATTCTCGATATTGCCAGTGCCACCATCACTCAAATTTTGCCTTTGGGTGCGAAAAATCATAATCTCCCCGGTAATGGTCTAGATGCCAGTGATCAAGATGGTGGGATTAATATTCGCAATTGGCCGATATTTGGATTATATCAACCAGATGCGATCGCCAGCTTCACAGTTAGTGGACAAACCTACTACATCACTGCTAACGAAGGTGATTCCCGTAACTACACAGGATTTAACGAAGAAGTTCGCGTTGGTAATGCCAGCTATGTTTTAGATCCAACTGCTTTCCCCAATGCCACTCTCCTCAAGCAAAACACCAACTTGGGAAGGCTACAACTAACAAACGCCACAGGGGACACTGACGGAGACGGAGATATTGATCGGATAGAGGCATTTGGCGCGCGTTCTTTCTCCATCTGGAACTCAAACGGCACTCAAGTATTTGATAGTGGTGATCAACTCGAACAAATCACCGCCGCTAAAACACCAACCTTATTTAACTCCGATGGTGCAGCCGCTACCTTTGATACCCGCAGTGACAACAAAGGCCCAGAACCAGAAGGTGTTACCGTTGGAGTCATCAATAACCGCACCTATGCCTTTATCGGTTTAGAACGCACAGGTGATGTCATGGTTTATGATGTCACCAATCCCAACCAACCACAATTTATTCAGTATATTAATACACCTGAAGATATTGCCCCGGAAGGATTGACTTTTATTTCTGCTGCCGACAGTCCCACTGGCAGACCTCTGTTAGTCACTGCCAATGAAGTTAGCAGAACGGTTGCAGTATTTGCCATTAACCTACCAGGTGTAACTATTACCGAATCTGGTGGCAGTACAAATGTAGCCGAAGGGGGTGCAACTGATACTTACACAGTGAAGTTGGATAGTCAACCCACAGGAGTTGTCACTATTAGCATTAATCCAGGTAATCAACTCACAACTAGCACTAATACCCTCACCTTCACCGCTAACAACTGGAATGTAGAACAGACAGTAACTGTGACTGCGGTAGATGACACAGTTGTAGAAGGTAGTCACACTGCTACGATTACTCATGCGATCGCTAATAGCGGTACTAACTACGATAGCCTGATCATTCCTCTCATTACTGTCAATATTACTGACAACGACACACCACCCATTACAGGTACATCAGGCAACGACATCCTCACAGGCACAAATGGCAACGACACCATCAACGGCTTAGAAGGTAATGACTACCTCATCGGCAATGCCGGCAATGACACCCTCAACTGTGGCACAGGCAACGACTACGGATTTGGTGGTGCAGGCGATGACACCATCAACGGTAATGATGGCAATGATTTACTCTACGGTAATGAAGGTAACGATACTCTCAATGGTGGTGAAGGTAACGATAACCTCGACGGTGGCCCTGGTAATGACACTCTCATTGGCGGCAACGGCAACGACACTTACACTGTCGATAGCTTGAACGATAACATTACCGAAACTGCCACAGGCGGAACTAGAGATAAAGTCAACTCTTCTATCACTTGGACGCTGGGAGAAAACCTGGAAAACCTCACTTTGATTGGTCGCGCTGCTATCAACGGTACTGGTAATAGCCTCAATAACCAAATCTTCGGCAATGATGCCAGCAATACCCTCGATGGTGGTGATGGTAATGACTGGTTAGTCGGACAAGATGGTGATGATACCCTGATTGGTGGTGCTGGCAATGACCGACTTGATGGTGGTAAGGGTAATGATAACTTTAATGGTGGTGCTGGCGATGATATCTATGAGATAGATAGTGTTAATGATGTGATTACAGA